The genomic stretch CTGCAAGGAACAAGTCGACTGTGGTTCTGGTCAGGGACTCAACGGTGAACTCTGAGTGACCATTCCCTTTCTCCTGGAGGAAGATTTGGCAGAATGTTTTCAGAATGACAAACCTAAGCAGTTTGTTTAAAAAGGAACGTCCTGTACCCATaatgtgtgtttttaaacacatcTCATGTGCTTTCACAAATATGACCCTCGCTTTTCAGAACACCAGCACTGACGGCATTTTTAGtaaataaaagcatgaaaagttTTTAATATGTGAAAAGCATGGAATTCCATGAACTTTGGACGgtaatttttaattctgtgtttaaaaatccTAGATAAGAAAGTGGAGAGGATAGAATGAAGTTGATgcatgaagaaaagcaagtttCCCCTTGTATTTGCAAAAGCCTAGTGCCCTGCCACAACTGGCAAGAAGGTTTTATTCAAGTGGTGATTTTGTTATAAGCCAATAAATCTCTAGCTGTTACATTACCTGGTCCATTTTGTTAAGAAAAGCATCAATGAAATCTCGAGGACAACTTGGATCCCTGGTTTCCTGGTGTTGTGCTatgatttctaaaataaatttatcaacttcttcagtattttttattatctttttatgAGGCCCAGGGGAATACTCCATGAGAGTTGGGAAGAAATTGTatagctgtaaaaataaaatgatggAAAAGCACATTCTGATTAATATGGATAGAATAAAATGTTCCCTAACTGTTAACTATGAAAAATTCCACTTTTTTTGGGGAGATTTATTATTCAACTGGATTTTAATGCCTTTTACTTTACTGTTTCACTATAGTGAAGGATAGATGTCAGTTGAGCAACTTTTGCAATTCTATCCTTCTTTGGACATACAATGGCAGATCCATAAGGcaagaagaaacaacagaaatcGGTCATTTAACTGCCATTTTGGCTTTCAGAAAATTTATCCAAATTTAAGAGAATCCACTCCAGTTAAAAATCAGCTGGAGTTATCTTTAATTATGTAtctgttaataaaatattttaattattaacaaGTGTATTCAATATAACTGTACACACCGGTATTCCTATAGAGCTCTGGAGATCATTGTTTTCATCTAGCAAATAAATTAAAGTTAAATATTTCTTGTCCTCATAGTCAAACCGATTTCCAAAGACAACGGAGCAGATGATGTTGGAAACAGCATGGATCAGGAATCTGCCAGGGTTGAAGGGTTtctctgcaacaacaaacaaaagaggtatcttgctttcagtatttcaaGTATCCTCCTCTTCTCTGACACTACAGGGAGCTTTGTATCCTCTTGAGACCCAGAGTTTTGCAGTCTTTTGAAAGGATGGTGAAGGGCTTActccatttttccttctgtacttGAAGTGAACTAATTTCCGTGTATGAGTTGTTTAAGTATCTCTTTTGACCTGTTCCCAGGACAACATTGGTCTGGGggtgtttggtttcttttcagatgACACAAGTCTGTCTTGTATCATCTGAACTTACAGTTTATTAGAAATGCCCTAAAAAttaccaccaaaaccaaatgaaaccaGAAGGACTTTGCCTGAGCCATTTCTTTAGTTTACTGCACCCTGTTTATGAACTCTACTAGTGCAACCTCAATAGTATAACTCTCTCCTAGGGATCCATATGCCTGTGATCAAAGTCTAGTTCTGATAGCACAGGTATGCAGATGGAGTGGACCCAGACCCAAATACGTGTAAATGAGGTCTCTGATCACCGATTTCTTCAAGATCCACTTAGAGATTCAGGAGACAAGGCAAAGAAGTGCGCGATGCTTGGCTACGTGGCAGTCCGCAGCCTTGTCTGCATGGCTGAATTCCACCAAATGGCTTTGGGGCCAAGCCACTCCCTTTACCGCTTTCAGTCTTGTTCCTCAAACAGAGGAGGTTAAAGGATGTTTTCTAACACCAGTCTCCCATATTTATCCCTCCATACTCTCACAGTGTCTTTGATTGACCCACTCCCAGCAGTGGTAACATTGGCTAttggagcagggagcagaaacTGCAGCCATATGCCCACTTCTTGGGTCACAGATTTGGTGAAGCAGCACTACACCATCCTCGTCTTACTGCAGATATGCAGGGTGTCCCAGGAAGCACAAAGCCCAGTCCTACCATGTGTGTTCCTGATCCTCTCCACCAGAAAATGAGCTTCCTCCTGGATTCGCTCCTCAATgctcctcttccccatcccaaaATCCCTCAGGGTGGTGAGTGCAAATCGTCGGAGCTGCTTCCAGGTCTCCCCATTGCTGGTCACAATACCTGATGAAGGGAAAATAGTCCTCCATGAGGAAACAGATCTGTTAGGCTGTAAATAAGAAAGTAGCACTTTTACTGAATATTTCTTCACCACAGGCACTGAAAATCAGCACAAAACATTCTTGGAACTGCCCTAGTGAATAAGTACAAGGCATAATCTTGAATGCGTCCCTGATTGGCACAGCCCGTATTATCTCATCTTTGTTGCCTGTGGACTTTCCTTTCATTGGTTTCTAAGTTGTGTGTATATTGTCCATGTTTTCAGAAATGGGAGAATGAACCTAAGTTCTTAGAGTCATATTTGATGAGCAAAATTTTAGCCAGAATTTGAAGCATGCTGAAAATAGAAAGGCACTCATTGAAACCAGCCTTGGACCTTAGAGAGTTCTCCAGGGGACCACTTTACTCAAGGGTCCAAGTAATGAGTTGGACTCTTAGTCTTTTATTGCtaaaattattaaatgaaattcaccattccctcctcccctgccctctctgctaTTCCTCCTCAATGttgctgaaacactgaaagcatTAGATTTGTTTTATAGCATTACTGGGGACAAACCTGTGCCTTTGAAGAGTCTTTTAAGGAGTGGTAGGTTGCCTCTTCCACTGAAGTCATCTGCCTGATCAACCAGAGCTTCTTTCACAACATCATAGCCATACAGCACCACAACCTTTTGTGGGCCTAAATGTATTGTGAAGACAGGACCATACTTCTCACTAAGCTGTAGGAAAGAGCAACACGAAGAACAGTATACTGCAGTTGTCCCTAAAATCTCCTGGCCCCAGACCTCTGGAAATTGGATGAGTAAATCAGTGGAGAGTCACTGCAGCCTTGTACTGATGAAGAGGATTTGGGCTCTGCAGAAATGTAGTGAATATAGCAAGAACATCAGTGCCCTGATTGCAAATCCACTGCAAATTGCAGTACTGCCATGAAATCAGCACAGGGCTCAGCAGTAATATGATCATTGCAGATATATAGCCTTAGACTTGCACTGCATAGACTTAGATATAATATCATTGGAATACATAGATTTCAGAAGCATGCATTTCTGAGAaaccttttgttttggtttgagtCTCACATTTGGTCAATGTAAATTAAGCTTGTGAATTAGATTGAGACAGTCTAGACTTCACGTTGTTGTATAAGCAATGGAGACAACATAGGAAAGAAGGAGACAGTCCGTTACCTTTCTCAGGCTTTCAGGCATGTTCTTTGGGTTCAGCTGGAGTATGTTTCCAGCAAGGGGGAGAGCAAAGGGACCAGGAGGCTGCTTCCCATTTTGTGAGATGTTTCTCCATGTGGCGACAAGAAGAAGGCAAGAGATGCAGATCAGCAAGAAAACAGTGGTCATTCCCAGGAGCTCCATGGTGGGCTGAGGAAGTGAATTCAAGTGTCAGAAGAGCCTGATGTTGGACCTGTAAATCCACCCTTATTTATATGCTGTGAATTCAAAGCACATGAATGAAATTAGCCAATAGTGCTTTCCTGTTACTTCTGAGAGATGAGATTACTTATTAATCAGCTCAAGATAAGAATGAACAAACTACGGATGAAATAATTGTTtacataatgatttttttctctctccatctttGGGCAGTAATTCCTGCAGGACTAAAGAAGTCATGTTCTGATGTTGTCCAACAAATTCCAAATGCCAAGCTGCTATGCATGTGCTTAAACTCTGTTTGCCCTCATGCCTTGATTTGACAGCTGTCAGCCCCTCTAGTATCTGAGCACAATGGAGGGAGGTGTGATTGAAAAAGGGTGTCACTCCAAGTTCTTCCTAGGCATTCTGCCTCCATTTCTAGAATGAAATTCTGCAATTGCACCCAAGTCACACATGCAGATTTTGAGGAGAACACTCAGCTTGTCCTAATCTGATATTTCAACCAGACAAACCATACTGTCTATAGCATTTGCATGGTCACAGATTCTCCCCAAACCACAGATCCCTGCAGGAACCTGCAGTCTCCTTTCTGATGCTTCTTGAAACTATTTGAAGACTCATAGATGTTGTGAAGATCAGTGAAATACAAAGGCACCCTGAACAGAGATTAACAGAGTGCTTGCTTAATTAATATTATTAAGTAGAATGCAAAATCTTAAATAAATATTATGCTTTCCACTTCTTCTCCAACAGAAATTCAACCCCCAACAAGCAGTGTGAGAACAGTGTATGTTTTCTGGTGGAGAAGTAGAGCAGATTGAGTCACTTGAGAGCAAAGAGCTGATCCCAGGACTCAGTTGCCAAATGTCTGTGCATCTTATCTGTTGTATTTAAAGAGCTAGAGATCTACTGAAAAATCTGTATGTGGACTTGTACAGCCCCCACCATTTTCCCACTTTCTTCTCAGTCCCACCGACAAGGCATGGCATGTTACCTTTTTCTCTGACTTTATGTAGTGAGATACTGATCTTCTCTTGGAGCACATTTGAACATGACAAAGGATCTGTTGTGATCAGCAGGAATTAAGGTTCATCAATAAGTTCAGTATTCAAGAATCTGTGTAACAATATTCATATTTGCAAGATGCTACACAGCAAGTACTAGAGATAAAATGCAATCCACATCGTTAGTTTTAGATCACAGAAATGATATTTGACCACCCAGCTCAGAAAGCGTGGTTAAACATTAATGTATGAACGTTAGTTTTTAGATCACAGAAATGACATTTGACCAGCCAGCTCAGAAAGCGTGGTTAAATATTAATGTATGATCTTACAGGATTCATAACATAACTCAGGTGGAAAGGATGAAATTACTGAAGTTCTTTAGTCATTTGCAACACATGGCCAATTGCCTATTTAGAATCCAAAAGGTCAAGGAAGTTAACCTGACAGCAGCCTTCCTCTGACCTGAACTGTGTCTTCACCAGCAGTAAATCACTATGTTGCTGGTATACTCCATCATCTCTGAAGAAAGCCAAGATGCTTAGCTTAAGACTATGGTTAGCATTAGGAAAGAACAGGTGCTCTCCCAAGCCAGGCAGAAACAGTCACGAAACCGGAAAAGCCAGTCCCAGCGCTAGACATGGTAACAGGAGGCACCAAAGTGAAGGCTGCTAAATTTCAAAGAAGATGTCTGAGCTTAGCTGAGCTCCTGGGACTACTGCCCCCAGCTGCCTGCATGGGCAGTGGGTCCCATCCTGAACTAGCTGCAGAGCCACCCTTGTGGAGAGCAGGTCACCCAAAAAGTCCATGTCCTGGAAGATAAAGAAGTGAAGGGGCAACTTTATCAGCTGTTCCCAGCTATAAAACCATCATCATAGGCAGAGCACCCACCCTGACTTTCCAAAGGCTGAGCAGCAAACCTGTGGTGCTGTATTCTAGCTTTCATCCAAATCcaccacaattaaaaaaaaaaaataaaaataccccaaCACTGTTATCACAGTATgcttcagtaaaaaaaataaaattccccCAGTTTTATTCCCAAAGGTCATGCACCCACCTGttaacattaaaaatgctttttaaaagtgaGCAGAACTGAAATCCTTGCAGTACTATGGAGGCAGTCTATGGGAGGTGGAGGTATTCTACATGTTCCAGCCTATGAGAACTGACGTATTCTGCTCGCCAGAGGAGAAATATTGTGGAACAGTGTTTGGAACAGTGTCATTGTTAAACAGACCATTGACAGGGTGGTAGGTGCCCTGtggcaaaaaaagaacaaccaaaaCAGTACTGGGTGAATCCTCTCTGTTAACGGATATTGGGTTATTTTGAGGAAttaacaactgctactgcttgACTAGTTGTTAATAATTTCTGACCAGAGtgggaggatgcaggagagATGATGGCCTTTTGCTCTTCAGTCCCACCAGTGATTGTGTAAGGTGGTCAGGCTCCTCTGAGTGTTATGAGATCTCAGTACCCTCTCCTGGATGGTACTGGCCGTGCTGGGATTTTCATCTGCCAGGAATAAAGGATTTGCAGGGTccaacattttgctttttccatctttgttttctcattGCCAGTTAAGGCCAGTATCACCATACCTTGCAGTCTCCTTGAAACCGACTAGGCTCCTACCTATTCCTCTTTTTGCCTCAAACTCATAAACCATCTGTCCCTGTTTGTCTCGCTTGGAAAATGAAGATTGTTCCCTTCTAACAGCTGGACTTGGAGGGGTTCACCAGGGTCCAAAACGTTGTCAGCAGCCTATGGCAGATCAGGGGCTAACCCTAGAACCTTGTCATAAATATGGCTGAAAGACTCCTCCTCTGGGGCTTTGCTCCCCAAATAAGCAGAGTCATAGTCCTGCAGGTCAACACGAGAAGGCACTGCTGCAAGACTGGCAGCCTCCAAGTAcctctggaaagaagaaagaaaaagtgacacacacccccatcctgctgctggggtgTGATTTGCCCAAGTGCTGGCCTGTTACTCGAGAGAGATGCCTCTCTGCTGGTCTCATAGCTGTCTCACACAATTACTGAGAAGCATTCAGAATCAGAAACTAATACCTGCCTACTCTTTAGCATGAAGCACCACATGATTTTCCCTCAGTGTGGAAAGCCATGGATTGCCCTGAAACTAGTGCTGTTGCACTGGCAGCAAGCTGCTGGGCTGATAGTGGGTGTCAAACATAGCATGTAgtgtcatagaaccatagaatagttagggttgaaaaggaccttaagaccatctagttccaacccccctgccatgggcagggccacctcacattaaaccatgccacccaaagctctgtctaacctggccttgaacatcaccagaGATGGCAGTGTTCatctcactgcagcagcttcacaACCAGTCTTTTAGTTCAGGGCTTCTGTTTTAAGGCCAGAGGCACTCTGCTGCAGACAAGtctctgtgtttgctttccatACCCAGCATTCAGATTTTTGGAGGTATTTTCCATGAGAAGAACAGACAAGGAcaagcaaaaacatttttaggTCAAGACAGCCTCAAACAGGCAACTCTGCAGGACTCAGTTTCATGACCGTGCCTTAGAAAATTGTGCTGAAATTTACCATATGTTAGTGGTTAAAACTTTTAAGGATGACACTTGTGGCATATCTACAAGggaagaaggcaaatggcatcttagggtgcattagaaagggagtggttagtaggtcaagagaggttctcctccccctctactcagccttggtgaggccgcatctggaatattgcgtccagttctgggcccctctgttcaagaaggacagggaattgcttgaaggagtccagcgcagagccacaaagatgattaagggagtggaacatctcccttatgaggagaggctgagggagctgggtctctttagcttgcaaaagaggagactgaggggtgacctcatcaatgtttacaaatatgtaaagggtaggtgtcaggatgatggagctaggctttttccagtgatatccagtgataggacaaggggcaatgggtgtaaactggagcataggaagttccacgttaacatcaggaagaacttctttactgtaagagtgacagagcactggaacaggttgcccaggggggttgtggagtctcctacactggagatattcaaggcctgcctggacaagttcctgtgtgatgtactgtaggttaccctgctcttgtgggggggttggactagatgatcttttgaggtcccttccaacccttgggattctgtgattctgtgacaccaAATCTGTATCCTGTTGAAGTGAATTGCCAAATTCCCCATGATGCTGATGAGGCTGGGGTTTGTCCTGTGGAGGGAAATGATGCCCCCTTTGGAGCTCTGTGTGCCGCAGTGACTGTGTGGCTGACatccttttttctgcttttttacattatttttaagaggGCTAACAGGAAACAGTATATATTTCCTATGCACTGAATTGCATAATACTGCTTaacaaacattaatttttctgtgttaattGAAGTTAGTAGGAATAAATTGTTCATTGAAAAACGGTTGTGTGTGGCTATTGCGTAAATTCTTCAGTTCCTTGAAATGCACAAATGTCAGAGTAGCCATCAGCCATTACCACAAAACACTTAATGCAGTTACAGCTACATAGCAATTTCCTTACTCAGGGAAGGACTCAGCAGCATGAAGACAGCAAAGATAACAACCTCATTCctctgtgtcatggtttaagctcagtgGGCAACcaagaaccatgcagctgctcactcactcccccctgccccccctttttccccttctcctggagggatggggaggagaattgaaagaatgtaactcccatgggtttagataagaacagtccagtaacaaaGGTATGACACGAAAAcagtactgctaccaccagtgataataatcataaaagaaataacaagggaagagaatacaaacactcaccacccactgactgacacccagcctgacctgaggagtgatctagcccttccgggtagctGGCTCccgtttatatagtgggcatgacatgccgtggtacggaatacctctttagctagtttgggtcaggtgtcctgtccctgcttcattctgacttcccctcctccctgtcagagcatgaggctcagaaagtccttggtcagactaaacattacttagcaacaactaaaaccatcggtgttatcagtgctgttcccaggctgaaagtcaaaaccacagcactgcaccagctactaagaaggagaaaaatgactgctactgctgaacccaggacactctgtCTGCCTAGAAGGATCCTCTTATACATTGTCTGGGATCGCAGCTCAAGTCATGAGAAATCCAGACACTAGGCAGTATGTCAAAGAACATCTTTGCATGGGAAGAGACTCCTCTACCACACTGGTATAAACATGCAGAACTTCAATTCAGAAGAAACATTCTTGATTAACATGGGAACGAGTAATAGCAGAACTATCCAGCAATGCCTGCAACACAGAAAGACCTCTCCAAGGTATAATAACAGATTTTCAACCTTGGCCTGGCAGGCCCCTGGGAATGGAAAATCTATGATACATTTCTGATATGATCATGAAAGTCAATTAATTATAGAGAAATAAGCCGTGTCTTTGTGATTATAACCGGAAAAATCACTGTAGCAGGGGAACATCAGACATacctaaaagaaaatacaagctgCTGGAAACTCTGAATCTAAGATCAGAGCTGATTCCAAGGGAAAGCAGACCAGCAGGCATCACTGGGGACAAATCCATGACTTGTTGAGATGAAAAGAAGGGCAATCTCAGTGCTGTCAGCAGCAAAAATctatcaaagaagaaaagcctATCCACATGCTCTCACATGCTCTCTTAGAAATACTGTAGTGAGATGCCAGAGCATTCCCTTTACcaggaagtaaagatgtataacgTTGGCAAAGGACAAGAAAGAGTTCTAAAAAATACTGAAGGTGATGAACATGACgtagcagcagcagaggcaccaGGGCTGCACTCATCAGTGTGGTGGCCAAGGGCAAGTAGTGCATGGTTTCTTTCACCGGCAGCGTGTTCTCCTGCTGTAGTGCGTGAATGGCTGTTTTGGTCACACGATTCATTCTGAATAACACCGCTTCATACAAGCAGTTATCCTGCAAGAGAGCCTGAACACCAATCACCAATAGCAGCAAGATGCTACCATCTTTATGGAGAAAAGGACACAATTTGAAACTTACGGCAATGAAGGGCAAAGCTCTGCCTTTAATAATCTCAGTGAAACCCAACAGACTTAAAAGGAATGACAGGAGCATTCCAGCCCGAAAAAACACAGCCAAAATATATTCCAAATTGCCTGAGAAGATGTGGTGTGGAAATATCGTTTGTTACTAATACAAAACATGCTGCTCATAGGAAACCCACTTTTATATACacgtatatacacatatacgtatgtaatttttaattcattagaTGGTATCTTTCCTCACTGTTATTGCCACCCTAAAAGCTGTAAGTCAGCTGTGCACTGGCAAACTACTGTCTGAGTTCCTCAGACCTAGGTTTTCACAGCACAAGGAATTTTACACCTCTGGCTCAGTGTTTGGCTAGTAAAAGGAAGGATCACAAGCAGGATCCTTGGAACAAAGGAAAGGGCACCCCTAAGGTTAGCTCTCTGCTTGGTGGAGCCCCTCAGCTGCAGGGGTCTGCTCTTCTGTAGGAGGTAATGAACACAAAATTTTCATGGCTACATTTGTCTTAAAACTGTAATCTCTGTAACTCTGCACCTGTACAGTCTTAACACAGCCTCTTGACGGGGTGTTGCAACACAACATATGATCAGAACTGCATCAAATGGCCATTGCTACCGTGATGCT from Lathamus discolor isolate bLatDis1 chromosome 3, bLatDis1.hap1, whole genome shotgun sequence encodes the following:
- the LOC136010505 gene encoding cytochrome P450 2H1-like, encoding MELLGMTTVFLLICISCLLLVATWRNISQNGKQPPGPFALPLAGNILQLNPKNMPESLRKLSEKYGPVFTIHLGPQKVVVLYGYDVVKEALVDQADDFSGRGNLPLLKRLFKGTGIVTSNGETWKQLRRFALTTLRDFGMGKRSIEERIQEEAHFLVERIRNTHEKPFNPGRFLIHAVSNIICSVVFGNRFDYEDKKYLTLIYLLDENNDLQSSIGIPLYNFFPTLMEYSPGPHKKIIKNTEEVDKFILEIIAQHQETRDPSCPRDFIDAFLNKMDQEKGNGHSEFTVESLTRTTVDLFLAGSGTTSITLTHALLILQKYPEIQEKVQKEIDHVIGRDRSPCMADRIQMPYTDAVIHEIQRYIDFLPLNVPHSVIKDTKFRNYFIPKDTMIFPLLTPILHDSKEFPNPEKFDPGHFLNANGTFKKSDFFMPFSTGKRICAGEGLARMELFIFLTSILQNFTLKPVVDHKKIDVTPVITNLANMPRPYEVSFVPR